The proteins below are encoded in one region of Oncorhynchus nerka isolate Pitt River linkage group LG15, Oner_Uvic_2.0, whole genome shotgun sequence:
- the capzb gene encoding F-actin-capping protein subunit beta isoform X2 — protein MNDQQLDCALDLMRRLPPQQIEKNLSDLIDLVPSLCEDLLSSVDQPLKIARDKVVGKDYLLCDYNRDGDSYRSPWSNKYEPPIDDGAMPSARLRKLEVEANNAFDQYRDLYFEGGVSSVYLWDLDHGFAGVILIKKAGDGSKKIKGCWDSIHVVEVQEKSSGRTAHYKLTSTVMLWLQTTKTGSGTMNLGGSLTRQMEKDETVGESSPHIANIGRLVEDMENKIRSTLNEIYFGKTKDIVNGLRSVQTLADKSKQEALKNDLMLALKRKQQS, from the exons AATGACCAGCAGCTGGATTGTGCTCTGGACCTGATGAGGCGTCTGCCTCCCCAGCAGATCGAGAAGAACCTCAGTGACCTCATCGACTTG gtgccCAGTCTATGTGAGGACCTGCTCTCCTCTGTGGACCAGCCTCTGAAGATCGCCCGGGACAAAGTGGTGGGCAAAGACTACCTGCTCTGTGACTACAACAGAGATGGGGACTCCTACAG ATCCCCGTGGAGTAATAAGTATGAGCCTCCCATCGACGATGGTGCCATGCCATCTGCCCGCCTGCGCAAACTAGAGGTTGAGGCCAACAACGCTTTCGACCAGTACAGAGACCT GTATTTTGAGGGCGGTGTTTCCTCTGTATACCTGTGGGACTTGGATCATGGCTTCGCCGGGGTCATCCTCATCAAGAAGGCCGGAGACGGCTCCAAGAAGATCAAAGGCTGCTGGGACTCCATCCATGTGGTGGAGGTGCAGGAGAAGTCCAGCGGACGGACCGCTCACTACAAACTCACCTCCACTGTCATGCTGTGGCTTCAGACGACCAAGACCGGGTCCGGAACCATGAACCTGGGTGGCAGTCTGACAAGACAG ATGGAGAAAGACGAGACAGTTGGAGAGTCCTCCCCACACATTGCCAACATTGGCCGCCTGGTGGAG GATATGGAGAATAAGATTCGCTCCACTCTCAATGAGATCTACTTTGGGAAGACCAAGGACATCGTCAATGGCTTGAG GAGTGTTCAGACCCTGGCTGACAAATCGAAGCAGGAGGCTCTGAAGAACGACCTGATGTTGGCACTTAAACGCAAACAGCAAAGCTAG
- the capzb gene encoding F-actin-capping protein subunit beta isoform X1, producing MNDQQLDCALDLMRRLPPQQIEKNLSDLIDLVPSLCEDLLSSVDQPLKIARDKVVGKDYLLCDYNRDGDSYRSPWSNKYEPPIDDGAMPSARLRKLEVEANNAFDQYRDLYFEGGVSSVYLWDLDHGFAGVILIKKAGDGSKKIKGCWDSIHVVEVQEKSSGRTAHYKLTSTVMLWLQTTKTGSGTMNLGGSLTRQMEKDETVGESSPHIANIGRLVEDMENKIRSTLNEIYFGKTKDIVNGLRSIDSLPDNQKYRQLQKELSQVLTQRQIFID from the exons AATGACCAGCAGCTGGATTGTGCTCTGGACCTGATGAGGCGTCTGCCTCCCCAGCAGATCGAGAAGAACCTCAGTGACCTCATCGACTTG gtgccCAGTCTATGTGAGGACCTGCTCTCCTCTGTGGACCAGCCTCTGAAGATCGCCCGGGACAAAGTGGTGGGCAAAGACTACCTGCTCTGTGACTACAACAGAGATGGGGACTCCTACAG ATCCCCGTGGAGTAATAAGTATGAGCCTCCCATCGACGATGGTGCCATGCCATCTGCCCGCCTGCGCAAACTAGAGGTTGAGGCCAACAACGCTTTCGACCAGTACAGAGACCT GTATTTTGAGGGCGGTGTTTCCTCTGTATACCTGTGGGACTTGGATCATGGCTTCGCCGGGGTCATCCTCATCAAGAAGGCCGGAGACGGCTCCAAGAAGATCAAAGGCTGCTGGGACTCCATCCATGTGGTGGAGGTGCAGGAGAAGTCCAGCGGACGGACCGCTCACTACAAACTCACCTCCACTGTCATGCTGTGGCTTCAGACGACCAAGACCGGGTCCGGAACCATGAACCTGGGTGGCAGTCTGACAAGACAG ATGGAGAAAGACGAGACAGTTGGAGAGTCCTCCCCACACATTGCCAACATTGGCCGCCTGGTGGAG GATATGGAGAATAAGATTCGCTCCACTCTCAATGAGATCTACTTTGGGAAGACCAAGGACATCGTCAATGGCTTGAG ATCTATTGACTCTTTGCCTGATAACCAAAAGTACCGGCAGCTCCAGAAGGAGCTGTCTCAGGTCCTCACCCAGCGCCAGATCTTCATTGACTAG